A genomic region of Herbaspirillum sp. DW155 contains the following coding sequences:
- a CDS encoding D-amino acid dehydrogenase — protein sequence MHICVMGAGVIGVTTAYRLLQDGHQVSLVDARQQPGEGTSQGNGAQLSYSYVAPLADPSVWTKWAYYLFSKDSPLTIKPTADVAQYRWLLDFLRCCNSHRVNQTTIDLLQLAFYSRDQLTQWNAGLRLSFDHQRSGKLVMFTDAPGLEAAARQVQFQSQYGCQQQVLGAADCLRIEPALAHSQRDWVGGVYTPSEEAGDCPQFCRALVQTMQGDPNFRFLGGRQVSAVRLEDRTLHAVQAGGEWLAADRFVLALGADSVAFARLLDLRLPLYPLKGYSITVPLEDEASRAAAPQVSITDIARKIVYARLGQRLRVAGRIELVGQDRSIAPCAIEELKNGLRELFPGCRLGEDATLSPWMGFRPATPSGVPIVGASPLENLHLNIGQGALGWTLACGSAALVADQIAGRKRAIDDAPFQYRA from the coding sequence ATGCATATCTGCGTAATGGGCGCCGGCGTGATCGGCGTGACCACTGCCTACCGTCTCCTGCAGGATGGCCATCAGGTCAGCCTGGTCGATGCGCGCCAACAGCCCGGCGAAGGCACCAGCCAGGGCAATGGCGCCCAGCTCAGCTATTCCTATGTGGCGCCGCTGGCCGATCCTTCGGTCTGGACCAAGTGGGCTTACTACCTGTTCAGCAAGGACTCGCCGCTGACCATCAAGCCCACCGCCGATGTCGCCCAGTATCGCTGGCTGCTCGACTTCCTGCGCTGCTGCAACAGCCACCGCGTCAACCAGACCACCATCGACCTGCTGCAACTGGCCTTCTACAGCCGCGACCAGCTCACGCAATGGAATGCCGGGCTGCGGTTGTCCTTCGATCATCAGCGCTCCGGCAAGCTGGTCATGTTCACCGATGCGCCGGGGCTGGAAGCGGCGGCCCGCCAGGTGCAATTCCAGTCGCAATATGGTTGCCAGCAGCAGGTGCTGGGCGCGGCCGACTGCCTTCGTATCGAACCGGCACTGGCTCATTCGCAACGCGATTGGGTCGGCGGCGTCTACACGCCCAGCGAAGAGGCTGGCGATTGCCCGCAGTTCTGCCGCGCACTGGTGCAGACGATGCAGGGCGATCCGAACTTCCGTTTCCTGGGCGGCCGGCAGGTCTCTGCGGTGCGCCTTGAAGACCGCACGCTGCATGCGGTGCAGGCCGGCGGCGAATGGCTGGCCGCCGACCGTTTCGTGCTGGCGCTGGGCGCCGACAGCGTGGCGTTCGCCCGCCTGCTGGACTTGCGCCTGCCACTCTATCCGCTCAAGGGCTATAGCATCACCGTGCCGCTGGAGGATGAAGCCAGCCGCGCGGCCGCGCCGCAGGTCTCCATTACCGACATCGCCAGGAAGATCGTCTATGCGCGCCTGGGCCAGCGCCTGCGTGTGGCGGGCCGCATCGAACTGGTGGGGCAGGACCGCAGCATTGCCCCGTGCGCCATCGAGGAACTGAAGAACGGCCTGCGCGAACTCTTCCCCGGCTGCAGGCTGGGCGAGGACGCCACGCTGTCGCCGTGGATGGGGTTCCGTCCGGCTACGCCGAGCGGCGTGCCCATCGTCGGCGCATCGCCATTGGAGAATCTGCATCTGAACATCGGCCAGGGTGCGCTGGGCTGGACGCTGGCCTGCGGCAGCGCGGCGCTGGTGGCCGACCAGATCGCCGGCCGCAAGCGCGCCATCGATGACGCGCCCTTCCAGTACCGCGCCTGA
- a CDS encoding enoyl-CoA hydratase/isomerase family protein, with amino-acid sequence MNQAATPVLFEELTAANGRRIGIATLASEKTLHAISLEMVRLLTPQLQRWQADPEVAMVILQAQGEKAFCAGGDLQHLYRSMREHHASPTRDDIRANTYAAEFFEQEYRLDYLLHSFAKPILCWGHGIVMGGGIGLMAGCSHRVVTEKSRLAMPEISIGLYPDVGGSWFLARMPGKTGLFLALTGANLNASDALFAGLADYRVAHAGKQAVIDALLLQPWGEGKDAELLDRVLGAAQASSLQEGTAAFAAANLRTHFDLIDALCRRPTLPEIVDGILALETEDAWLIKAQATLRAGSPGSAWLGYALQKRVRALSLAEVFRLEFVVSLHCAARADFVEGIRALIIEKDQKPQWNPASLAGATPQWVEGFFADPWPRAAHPLADLGA; translated from the coding sequence ATGAATCAAGCCGCCACACCTGTGCTCTTCGAAGAACTGACGGCCGCCAATGGCCGCCGCATCGGCATCGCCACCCTCGCGTCCGAAAAGACCCTGCATGCCATCTCGCTGGAGATGGTCAGGCTGTTGACGCCGCAACTGCAGCGGTGGCAGGCCGATCCGGAGGTGGCCATGGTCATCCTGCAGGCGCAGGGCGAGAAGGCCTTCTGCGCCGGGGGCGACCTGCAGCATCTCTATCGGTCCATGCGCGAACATCACGCCTCGCCGACGCGCGACGACATCCGTGCCAATACTTATGCAGCCGAGTTCTTCGAACAGGAATATCGCCTGGATTATCTTCTCCACAGCTTCGCCAAGCCCATCCTGTGCTGGGGGCATGGCATCGTCATGGGCGGCGGCATCGGATTGATGGCCGGTTGCAGTCATCGCGTGGTGACCGAGAAATCACGCCTGGCCATGCCGGAAATCAGCATCGGCCTGTATCCCGATGTGGGCGGCAGCTGGTTCCTGGCGCGCATGCCGGGCAAGACCGGTCTCTTCCTGGCGCTGACCGGCGCCAACCTCAATGCCAGCGATGCGCTCTTCGCCGGCCTGGCTGACTACCGTGTGGCGCATGCCGGCAAGCAGGCGGTGATCGATGCGCTGCTCCTGCAGCCGTGGGGGGAGGGCAAGGATGCCGAGCTGCTGGATCGCGTCCTCGGTGCGGCGCAGGCGTCCTCGCTACAGGAGGGGACGGCAGCGTTCGCCGCCGCCAACCTGCGCACGCATTTCGACCTGATCGATGCCCTGTGCCGCCGCCCCACGCTGCCCGAAATCGTCGACGGCATCCTTGCGCTGGAGACCGAGGATGCCTGGCTGATCAAGGCCCAGGCCACGCTGCGCGCCGGCTCGCCGGGCTCGGCCTGGCTGGGGTATGCCTTGCAGAAGCGTGTACGTGCGCTGTCGCTGGCGGAGGTTTTCCGGCTGGAATTCGTGGTCTCGCTGCATTGTGCGGCGCGTGCGGATTTTGTCGAGGGCATCCGTGCGCTGATCATCGAGAAGGACCAGAAGCCGCAATGGAATCCGGCCTCGCTGGCTGGCGCCACACCGCAATGGGTGGAAGGTTTCTTCGCTGACCCCTGGCCGCGCGCGGCCCATCCGCTGGCCGACCTGGGCGCCTGA
- a CDS encoding nuclear transport factor 2 family protein, with the protein MNSPAQRPPLPPFTRETAAMKARAAEDAWNSCDPQRVSLAYTEDSRWRNRADFIHGRAEIVAFLTRKWARELDYRLIKEVWAHEGNRIAVRFAYEWHDDSGSWFRSYGNENWEFDEHGLMRLRHASINDLPIKEADRKFHWDRSGPRPADHPGLSELGL; encoded by the coding sequence ATGAATAGCCCCGCCCAGCGTCCGCCGCTGCCCCCGTTCACCCGCGAGACTGCCGCTATGAAGGCGCGTGCCGCCGAAGACGCCTGGAATTCCTGCGACCCGCAGCGCGTCTCGCTGGCCTATACCGAAGACAGCCGCTGGCGCAACCGTGCCGACTTCATCCACGGACGCGCCGAGATCGTCGCCTTCCTCACCCGCAAATGGGCGCGCGAACTGGATTACCGTCTCATCAAGGAAGTCTGGGCGCACGAAGGCAACCGCATCGCCGTGCGCTTCGCCTATGAATGGCATGACGATTCGGGAAGCTGGTTCCGCTCCTACGGCAACGAGAACTGGGAATTCGACGAGCATGGCCTGATGCGCCTGCGCCATGCCTCCATCAATGACCTGCCGATCAAGGAAGCGGACCGCAAATTCCATTGGGACCGTTCCGGTCCGCGTCCGGCCGACCATCCCGGCCTGTCCGAACTGGGCCTGTAA
- a CDS encoding HU family DNA-binding protein, with translation MNKSELVDVIAADTEISKAAAQRALDSVIENIIKAVTKGDTVQLVGFGSFSTGKRAARTGRNPQTGEEIKIAAATTVKFSAGKAFKEAVNKKKK, from the coding sequence GTGAACAAATCTGAATTGGTTGACGTTATCGCCGCCGACACCGAGATCTCCAAGGCAGCAGCCCAGCGCGCGCTGGACTCCGTCATCGAGAACATCATCAAGGCCGTGACCAAGGGCGATACCGTGCAATTGGTTGGCTTCGGTTCCTTCTCGACCGGCAAGCGCGCTGCCCGCACCGGCCGTAACCCGCAAACCGGCGAAGAAATCAAGATCGCCGCTGCTACCACCGTGAAGTTCTCGGCTGGCAAGGCTTTCAAGGAAGCCGTGAACAAGAAGAAGAAATAA
- the mraZ gene encoding division/cell wall cluster transcriptional repressor MraZ, with product MFQGASALNLDAKGRMTIPAKHRDALIVQCEGRATVTRHPHGCLLFFPRPTWETHREQIANWPMSARAWQRIFLGNAQDVELDSAGRILIAPELRAAVGLQRDVMLLGMGSHFEIWDAVKLAESEAEAVAGGMPDVLSNFSF from the coding sequence GTGTTCCAGGGCGCGTCAGCACTCAATCTCGATGCCAAAGGACGGATGACCATTCCGGCCAAGCATCGTGACGCCCTGATTGTGCAGTGCGAGGGACGCGCCACCGTGACGCGCCACCCGCATGGCTGCCTGTTGTTCTTCCCGCGCCCGACCTGGGAGACACACCGTGAGCAAATTGCCAACTGGCCGATGTCGGCCCGTGCCTGGCAGCGCATCTTCCTGGGCAATGCCCAGGACGTGGAGCTCGACAGCGCCGGGCGCATCCTGATCGCGCCCGAGCTGCGCGCGGCCGTGGGTTTGCAGCGCGATGTGATGTTGCTGGGTATGGGTAGTCATTTCGAAATCTGGGATGCCGTCAAGCTGGCCGAAAGCGAAGCCGAGGCTGTGGCGGGTGGCATGCCGGATGTGTTGAGTAATTTTTCCTTCTGA
- the rsmH gene encoding 16S rRNA (cytosine(1402)-N(4))-methyltransferase RsmH, with translation MNLQPVPELQHRTVLLEEAVDALAIEGERANGIYLDGTFGRGGHSRAILSRLGPQGRLIAFDKDPLAIATAQKITDARFEIVHDSFATMDEALAARGIAQVDGVLMDLGISSPQVDDAARGFSFRLDGPLDMRMDTTRGVSAAEWLATADEQQIAKVIRDYGEERFALQIAKKIVAGRAIEPISSTRQLAALVAQAVKTREKGKDPATRTFQAVRIFVNQELEELEVGLDKAFAQMAQHGRLVVISFHSLEDRIVKQFMASKAHAPQPDRRLPIRAVDLPQAPARLLPRVMPSAFEVEANPRARSAVMRGLERTTAAASLTQGAPA, from the coding sequence ATGAATCTGCAACCGGTGCCCGAGCTGCAGCACCGCACCGTGCTGTTGGAAGAAGCCGTGGACGCGCTGGCCATCGAGGGCGAGCGCGCCAATGGCATTTACCTGGACGGAACCTTCGGTCGCGGCGGTCATAGCCGCGCCATCCTGTCCAGGCTGGGCCCGCAAGGGCGCCTGATCGCATTTGACAAGGATCCGTTGGCCATCGCCACGGCGCAAAAGATCACCGATGCTCGCTTCGAGATCGTGCATGACAGTTTTGCGACCATGGATGAAGCGCTCGCCGCACGCGGCATCGCGCAGGTCGACGGGGTATTGATGGATTTGGGCATCTCGTCGCCGCAGGTGGATGACGCCGCGCGCGGCTTCAGTTTTCGCCTCGATGGCCCGCTGGACATGCGCATGGATACCACCCGTGGCGTGTCGGCAGCGGAATGGCTGGCAACGGCAGATGAACAGCAGATTGCAAAGGTGATACGAGATTATGGGGAAGAACGGTTTGCTCTTCAGATTGCAAAGAAGATTGTTGCTGGCCGGGCAATCGAGCCAATTTCAAGCACACGACAGCTTGCCGCGCTCGTGGCACAAGCCGTCAAAACCCGCGAGAAAGGCAAAGACCCGGCCACTCGCACCTTTCAGGCTGTACGGATTTTCGTCAATCAAGAGCTTGAAGAACTCGAAGTAGGACTGGACAAGGCATTTGCCCAGATGGCGCAGCACGGGAGATTGGTCGTGATCAGCTTTCACTCGCTGGAAGATCGCATCGTCAAGCAGTTCATGGCCTCCAAAGCCCATGCGCCGCAGCCTGACCGCCGCCTGCCGATTCGTGCGGTGGACCTGCCGCAAGCGCCGGCGCGCCTGCTGCCGCGTGTCATGCCCAGCGCTTTTGAGGTGGAAGCCAACCCGCGTGCCCGCTCGGCGGTCATGCGCGGCCTCGAGCGCACTACGGCTGCTGCATCGCTCACCCAAGGGGCGCCTGCATGA
- the ftsL gene encoding cell division protein FtsL codes for MTGRLCILLTIMLVGCALSVVSAQYKARSLFIELERAQSAARQLDVDWAQLQLDQSTLGKNARIEELARRDLGMVPVTAARTQYLTVGAQ; via the coding sequence ATGACCGGGCGTCTGTGCATCCTGCTGACCATCATGCTGGTGGGTTGCGCGCTGTCGGTCGTGAGCGCCCAGTACAAGGCCCGCAGTCTCTTCATCGAGCTGGAACGCGCGCAGAGCGCGGCCCGCCAGCTCGACGTCGATTGGGCGCAGCTGCAGCTGGACCAGTCCACGCTGGGCAAGAACGCCCGCATCGAAGAGCTGGCGCGGCGTGACCTGGGCATGGTCCCGGTGACCGCCGCCCGTACCCAATACCTGACCGTGGGGGCGCAATGA
- a CDS encoding penicillin-binding protein 2 — MTKMPPRTNLAGGRVAASKGVAFSSNPILQVKLPAWRSRFVLFVLFAAFVALVLRALWLQGVSTDFLQKQGASRYARTLEMPATRGKITDRNGQVLASSVPVKAIWAIPDDVQAAPKDKLVQLAKLLEMSDAELRKKLDSDRSFVYLKRQVEQDTADKIVKLGIPGIETRKEYKRFYPEGEVMAHVVGFTNIEDAGQDGMELAAQKTLAGVTGSRRVIKDRLGRVVEDIESIREPHDGRDLTLSIDSKIQYIAFTQLKEAVEKYKAKAGGIIVVDAKTGEVLALANLPTYNPNDRSVLTGAQLRNRVVTDTFEPGSTLKPFTVALALDTHRVTPSTVFQTAPGKMTIGTATIGDSHAHGALTVAQIIEKSSNIGTAKIALGMPPEEMWEMFTTVGFGQQPKFGFPGAVAGRVRPYKSWRPIEQATMSYGHGISVSLIQLAHAYLIFARNGDIIPLSFTKVTDSPIGQRVISPDTALQMRRMLETVVAPGGTAPQAQVPGYRVGGKTGTAYKIENGKYVRKYVASFSGIAPMSDPRLIISVMIDEPQGQHYGGPVAGPVFANVAANALRALNVPPDSSVTNIIIPKEPLEESM; from the coding sequence ATGACCAAGATGCCTCCGCGTACCAACCTCGCCGGCGGTCGTGTGGCCGCTTCCAAAGGCGTGGCGTTTTCTTCCAACCCCATCCTGCAGGTCAAGCTGCCGGCCTGGCGCTCGCGCTTCGTGCTGTTCGTGCTGTTTGCGGCCTTCGTGGCACTGGTGCTGCGGGCACTGTGGTTGCAGGGCGTATCCACCGATTTCCTGCAGAAGCAGGGCGCCTCCCGCTACGCCCGCACGCTGGAAATGCCCGCCACGCGCGGCAAGATCACCGACCGCAATGGCCAGGTGCTGGCATCTTCGGTGCCGGTCAAGGCGATCTGGGCCATTCCCGATGACGTCCAGGCCGCGCCCAAGGACAAGCTGGTGCAACTGGCCAAGCTGCTGGAGATGAGTGATGCCGAGCTGCGCAAGAAACTCGATTCGGATCGCAGCTTCGTCTATCTGAAGCGCCAGGTCGAGCAGGATACCGCCGACAAGATCGTCAAGCTGGGCATCCCCGGCATCGAGACACGCAAGGAATACAAGCGCTTCTATCCTGAAGGCGAGGTGATGGCGCACGTGGTCGGCTTCACCAATATCGAGGATGCCGGCCAGGACGGCATGGAACTGGCCGCCCAGAAGACGCTGGCCGGCGTGACCGGCAGTCGCCGCGTCATCAAGGATCGCCTGGGCCGTGTGGTGGAAGACATCGAATCCATCCGCGAACCGCATGATGGCCGCGACCTCACGCTTTCCATCGACAGCAAGATCCAGTACATCGCCTTCACGCAACTGAAGGAAGCGGTGGAAAAATACAAGGCCAAGGCCGGTGGCATCATCGTGGTCGATGCCAAGACCGGTGAAGTGCTGGCTCTGGCCAACCTGCCGACCTACAACCCCAACGACCGTTCCGTGCTGACCGGTGCGCAGCTGCGCAACCGCGTGGTGACCGATACCTTCGAACCCGGCTCGACCCTGAAACCCTTCACCGTGGCCCTGGCACTGGATACCCATCGCGTCACGCCCTCCACCGTGTTCCAGACCGCGCCCGGCAAGATGACCATCGGCACGGCCACCATCGGCGACTCCCATGCACATGGTGCCCTGACGGTGGCGCAGATCATCGAGAAGTCCTCCAACATCGGTACGGCCAAGATCGCGCTGGGCATGCCGCCGGAAGAGATGTGGGAAATGTTCACCACGGTGGGTTTCGGCCAGCAGCCGAAGTTCGGCTTCCCAGGTGCGGTCGCCGGGCGCGTGCGTCCCTACAAGTCGTGGCGTCCGATCGAGCAGGCCACCATGAGCTACGGCCACGGCATTTCGGTTTCGCTGATCCAGCTGGCGCACGCTTACCTGATCTTTGCCCGCAATGGTGACATCATTCCGCTGTCCTTCACCAAGGTCACCGATTCGCCCATCGGCCAGCGTGTCATCTCGCCCGATACCGCCCTGCAGATGCGGCGCATGCTGGAAACTGTGGTCGCTCCGGGCGGCACCGCGCCCCAGGCCCAGGTGCCGGGCTATCGCGTGGGCGGCAAGACCGGTACGGCCTACAAGATCGAAAACGGCAAGTACGTGCGCAAGTACGTGGCCTCCTTCTCGGGCATTGCCCCGATGTCGGACCCGCGCCTGATCATCTCGGTGATGATCGACGAGCCGCAAGGCCAGCACTACGGTGGCCCGGTGGCCGGTCCGGTGTTTGCCAACGTGGCCGCCAATGCCTTGCGCGCATTGAACGTACCGCCGGACTCCAGCGTGACCAACATCATCATTCCCAAAGAACCGCTTGAGGAGAGCATGTAA
- a CDS encoding UDP-N-acetylmuramoyl-L-alanyl-D-glutamate--2,6-diaminopimelate ligase, translating into MSERVLSLQDIFAWLRQAAPSAQLTSDSRRVAPGDVFFAYVGDADGRSYIADAVERGAAAVLYEADGYTWPDQIEEPHLAVPDLKARAGEIAAAWYGQPDQNMLTVAVTGTNGKTSCAYWLGTALSRLPGASAAGVIGTLGVGTFINGKPQGFDVTGYTTPDAVLLQRSLSKLSQARVGALAIEASSIGLAQGRMNGMHVDVALLTNFTRDHLDFHGDMQTYEEAKRKLFQWPGLKHAVVNLDDGMGQRLLPLLAERKLPVIGYAIADGLGGDTQGVPTLRATQLRSSHTGTTFHVDSPFGSGQVKTQLVGRFNVSNVLGIMGVLLTQGVAWDAVVAAAAALTPAPGRMQQFGGPDVPLIVIDYAHTPDALDKTLSTLRQVATQRGGQLWCVFGCGGDRDPGKRPQMGQIAEQADQVVLTSDNPRTEDPQVIIDQIRAGMSRVEPTVLPDRAGAILWAIRHATKSDVVLLAGKGHEPYQEIAGKKLPFLDADHVALALAARSTMMGGA; encoded by the coding sequence ATGTCCGAGCGCGTTCTGAGCCTTCAAGACATCTTCGCCTGGCTGCGCCAGGCGGCGCCGTCTGCGCAGCTGACCTCGGATTCCCGCCGCGTGGCGCCGGGCGACGTGTTCTTCGCCTACGTGGGCGACGCCGATGGCCGCTCCTATATTGCCGATGCCGTCGAGCGCGGCGCCGCCGCCGTGCTGTATGAAGCCGATGGCTATACCTGGCCCGACCAGATCGAAGAGCCGCACCTGGCCGTGCCCGATCTCAAGGCCCGTGCCGGCGAGATCGCCGCCGCCTGGTACGGCCAGCCTGACCAGAACATGCTGACGGTGGCCGTCACCGGCACCAATGGCAAGACCTCCTGCGCCTACTGGCTGGGCACGGCGCTCTCGCGCCTGCCCGGTGCCAGCGCTGCCGGCGTGATCGGCACCCTGGGCGTGGGTACCTTCATCAACGGCAAGCCGCAAGGTTTCGACGTCACCGGCTATACCACGCCGGACGCCGTGCTGCTGCAACGCAGCCTGTCCAAGCTGTCGCAGGCCCGCGTGGGGGCGCTGGCCATCGAGGCCTCGTCCATCGGGCTGGCCCAGGGACGCATGAATGGCATGCACGTCGACGTCGCCCTGCTGACCAATTTCACCCGCGATCACCTGGATTTCCACGGTGACATGCAGACCTATGAAGAGGCCAAGCGCAAGCTCTTCCAGTGGCCCGGCCTCAAGCACGCCGTGGTCAACCTGGACGATGGCATGGGCCAGCGCCTGCTGCCGCTGCTGGCCGAGCGCAAGCTGCCGGTGATCGGCTACGCCATTGCCGACGGGCTGGGTGGCGACACGCAAGGCGTACCCACCCTGCGCGCGACCCAACTGCGCAGCAGCCATACCGGTACCACTTTCCATGTGGACTCGCCCTTCGGCAGCGGCCAGGTCAAGACTCAGCTGGTCGGCCGCTTCAACGTCAGCAACGTGCTGGGCATCATGGGTGTGCTGCTTACTCAAGGCGTGGCCTGGGATGCGGTGGTGGCCGCCGCTGCCGCACTGACCCCGGCCCCTGGCCGCATGCAGCAATTCGGCGGCCCCGATGTGCCGCTGATCGTGATTGATTACGCCCATACCCCCGACGCGCTCGACAAGACCCTCTCCACCCTGCGCCAGGTCGCTACCCAGCGCGGTGGCCAGCTGTGGTGCGTGTTTGGCTGCGGCGGTGACCGCGATCCGGGCAAGCGCCCGCAGATGGGCCAGATCGCCGAGCAGGCCGATCAGGTCGTGCTGACCAGCGACAACCCGCGCACCGAAGATCCGCAAGTCATCATCGACCAGATCCGTGCCGGCATGAGCCGCGTCGAGCCGACCGTGCTGCCTGATCGCGCCGGTGCCATCCTGTGGGCGATCCGCCATGCCACCAAGTCCGACGTGGTGCTGCTGGCCGGCAAGGGCCATGAGCCTTATCAGGAAATCGCCGGCAAGAAATTGCCCTTCCTCGATGCCGATCATGTCGCGCTGGCCCTGGCCGCGCGCTCGACCATGATGGGAGGCGCATGA
- the murF gene encoding UDP-N-acetylmuramoyl-tripeptide--D-alanyl-D-alanine ligase, which translates to MMRFDFHQLLEWIRTAGEAASAHTVPGVVNAPQGVLELNDVLTDSRAVKPGNVFVALRGERFDAHDFLDAVAAQGAAAVVVERVPPGLAVPAIVVPDTRVALGQIAHGWRAQRQIPVIGVTGSNGKTTVKEMIAAILAAAFGEDGYLGTRGNFNNEIGVPLTLFRLRAQHQAAVIEMGMNHPGEIAVLSRIAAPTLGLVNNAQREHQEFMASVEAVARENGAVIRHLPADGVAVFPADDDFTPLWREEAGARRVLTFGLNAQADVSASYQATAFGSTLQVTVKGLAVPPAQFKVELAAVGEHNVRNALAAAACALGAGIPVDAVVRGLQSFAPVNGRLQRKVARSGALVIDDTYNANPDSVRAAIDVLAAIAGPRVLVLGDMGEVGDQGPQFHAEIGAYARSRGIPLFFGLGELTKYAVTSYGPTLQNVAQAMHFDDIGALNAAVEQAAPQGATVLVKGSRFMKMERVVQHLVNVESLTQHQQETH; encoded by the coding sequence ATGATGCGATTCGATTTCCACCAGTTGCTGGAATGGATCCGCACCGCCGGGGAAGCCGCCTCCGCGCACACCGTGCCGGGCGTGGTCAATGCGCCGCAGGGCGTGCTCGAACTCAATGATGTCCTCACCGACAGTCGTGCGGTCAAGCCCGGCAATGTTTTCGTCGCGCTGCGCGGCGAACGTTTCGATGCGCATGATTTCCTCGATGCAGTGGCCGCCCAGGGCGCTGCCGCCGTGGTGGTCGAGCGCGTGCCGCCGGGCCTTGCCGTGCCGGCCATCGTGGTGCCCGACACCCGCGTGGCCTTGGGCCAGATCGCCCATGGCTGGCGTGCGCAGCGCCAGATTCCGGTCATCGGCGTGACCGGCAGCAACGGCAAGACCACCGTCAAGGAAATGATCGCCGCCATCCTCGCGGCCGCCTTCGGTGAAGACGGCTACCTGGGCACGCGCGGCAATTTCAACAACGAGATCGGCGTGCCGCTGACCTTGTTCCGCCTGCGCGCGCAGCACCAGGCCGCCGTCATCGAGATGGGCATGAACCATCCGGGCGAGATCGCCGTGCTCTCGCGCATCGCCGCGCCGACGCTGGGCCTGGTCAACAATGCCCAGCGCGAGCACCAGGAATTCATGGCCAGCGTGGAAGCGGTGGCCCGCGAAAACGGCGCCGTGATCCGCCACCTGCCCGCCGATGGCGTGGCCGTGTTCCCGGCCGATGATGATTTCACCCCGCTCTGGCGCGAAGAAGCCGGTGCGCGCCGCGTGCTGACCTTCGGCCTGAATGCGCAAGCCGATGTGAGTGCCAGCTATCAGGCCACCGCCTTCGGCAGCACGCTGCAGGTCACCGTCAAGGGGCTGGCCGTGCCGCCCGCGCAGTTCAAGGTCGAACTGGCCGCCGTCGGTGAGCACAACGTACGCAACGCACTGGCGGCTGCTGCCTGCGCACTCGGTGCCGGCATCCCGGTGGACGCCGTGGTGCGTGGCTTGCAGAGCTTTGCCCCGGTCAATGGGCGCCTGCAGCGCAAAGTGGCGCGCAGCGGCGCATTGGTGATCGACGACACCTACAACGCCAACCCCGATTCGGTGCGCGCCGCCATCGACGTACTGGCCGCCATCGCCGGCCCGCGCGTGCTGGTGCTGGGCGACATGGGCGAAGTCGGTGACCAGGGTCCGCAGTTCCATGCCGAGATCGGTGCCTATGCGCGCAGCCGTGGCATTCCGCTTTTCTTTGGATTGGGCGAATTGACGAAATACGCCGTCACTTCGTATGGCCCCACGCTGCAAAACGTAGCGCAGGCCATGCATTTCGACGACATCGGCGCACTCAATGCGGCGGTGGAGCAGGCCGCGCCGCAGGGCGCGACCGTTTTGGTAAAAGGTTCACGCTTCATGAAGATGGAGCGAGTTGTACAGCATCTGGTCAACGTTGAATCACTCACGCAACATCAACAGGAGACCCATTAG